A region of Pyxidicoccus parkwaysis DNA encodes the following proteins:
- a CDS encoding right-handed parallel beta-helix repeat-containing protein has protein sequence MTIRYAVTKVTKGHVGLRRLFLVGLVLASTSAWATEFWVDPVRGSPSGDGSAARPWRTLKEVIDAGLVETRNWESLPYVEGKVLVPRNVGAPVKAGDTLWLRGGYHGEVDVWSHYNTGYVTVAAAPGEEPRLGRLLVRSSAYWVFKGLHISSEYMPVPQKTTLVQLEWHNYRGPVHHITLEGNVIQAVSDISGFTEADWVGRVGHGIVGDGWGLVIRGNHLKNVNYGIQVGAYDSVVECNTVENFAGDGLRGLGDDSVFQYNTVKNCYEVYADHRDGFQSWTYGPGGVGTGEVRNVVLRGNYILNYEDANQPFRCALQGIGNFDGTFVDWVVENNVIVTDHYHGITFMGARGVRVVNNTVLEPNGAAGQPGPPWIRVSEHKNGTPPQACVVRNNLAPKYANASVGVSEDHNLVVSDPAAFYVNPTTYDLRLKSGSPAIDVGSATLAPLIDVEGVARPQGAGVDLGAYEWRPSAPPVATAGAGVPQCAAFQPGAAR, from the coding sequence ATGACGATTCGCTACGCGGTAACGAAAGTAACGAAAGGGCATGTGGGGTTGCGGCGCCTGTTCCTGGTGGGCCTGGTCCTGGCCTCCACGAGCGCATGGGCCACGGAGTTCTGGGTGGACCCCGTGCGGGGCAGCCCCAGCGGAGACGGCAGCGCGGCGAGGCCCTGGCGGACGCTGAAGGAGGTCATCGACGCCGGACTGGTGGAGACCCGGAACTGGGAGTCGCTGCCCTACGTGGAGGGCAAGGTGCTGGTGCCCCGGAACGTGGGCGCTCCCGTGAAGGCGGGTGACACCCTCTGGCTGCGCGGCGGGTACCACGGCGAGGTGGATGTCTGGAGTCACTACAACACCGGCTACGTGACGGTGGCGGCCGCGCCGGGCGAGGAGCCCCGGCTGGGCAGGCTCCTGGTGCGCTCCAGCGCGTACTGGGTCTTCAAGGGGCTGCACATCAGCTCGGAGTACATGCCTGTCCCTCAGAAGACCACGCTGGTGCAGCTCGAGTGGCACAACTATCGGGGGCCGGTGCATCACATCACCCTGGAGGGGAACGTCATCCAGGCGGTGTCGGACATCAGCGGCTTCACCGAGGCGGACTGGGTGGGCAGGGTGGGCCACGGAATCGTGGGTGATGGCTGGGGGCTGGTCATCCGCGGCAACCACCTGAAGAACGTCAACTACGGCATCCAGGTGGGCGCGTACGACTCGGTGGTGGAGTGCAACACGGTGGAGAACTTCGCCGGGGACGGGCTGCGCGGCCTCGGGGATGACTCCGTGTTCCAATACAACACCGTCAAGAATTGCTACGAGGTGTATGCCGACCACCGCGACGGGTTCCAGTCATGGACGTACGGGCCGGGCGGCGTGGGGACGGGCGAGGTGCGCAACGTCGTCCTCCGGGGCAACTACATCCTCAACTACGAGGATGCGAACCAGCCGTTCCGCTGTGCCCTGCAAGGCATTGGGAACTTCGACGGCACCTTCGTGGACTGGGTCGTCGAGAACAACGTCATCGTCACCGACCACTACCACGGCATCACGTTCATGGGCGCGCGTGGCGTGCGCGTGGTGAACAACACGGTGCTGGAGCCCAACGGCGCGGCGGGGCAGCCGGGCCCGCCGTGGATTCGCGTGTCGGAGCACAAGAATGGCACGCCGCCACAGGCGTGCGTGGTGCGCAACAACCTGGCGCCCAAGTATGCGAATGCCAGCGTGGGCGTGAGCGAGGACCACAACCTCGTGGTGAGCGACCCGGCGGCGTTCTACGTGAATCCAACCACGTATGACTTGCGCCTCAAGTCAGGCTCGCCCGCGATTGACGTGGGGAGCGCGACTCTTGCGCCGCTCATCGACGTGGAGGGCGTGGCGCGGCCCCAGGGCGCTGGCGTGGACCTGGGCGCGTACGAGTGGCGGCCCTCCGCGCCACCGGTTGCCACGGCGGGCGCGGGCGTGCCCCAGTGCGCTGCCTTCCAGCCGGGTGCTGCCCGGTAG
- a CDS encoding bifunctional metallophosphatase/5'-nucleotidase, which produces MQPTSSPRRLGARPGTFLLAGAFVTGMLLFTHAGCGSTDCETADDCQDQNGNPSTGQQWVCINKTCETRSTETDAGTRDAGSDSGVPDSGIPDSGTDAGTVSVQILAFNDFHGQLEAPAGSGGQIQVGVLPDGGPDRVNAGGVTYFAKHIQDLRETNPNTVVVSAGDLIGATPLLSALFHDEPTIEAMNKIGIDLVAVGNHEFDEGSPELLRMQTGGCHPVDGCQDGDGFEGARFKYLAANVATAADRTLFPRYDIRTFEGVKIAFIGMTLEGTPEIVTPTYVSGLSFKDEVETVNKLVPELKQQGVRAIVVVVHEGGVAATGALVNECKGTGTADGLISGAIVDIAKGIDNEVDVIVSGHTHNAYNCSIGGKLVTSAASVGRLVTDIDLKLDRTTGDVVEAKANNVIVTRTVTEDTGVKDLVAKYQARATPLANRVIGYVAATLMTPGNQKDPAGQSTMGFVIADAQLAATKPANMGGAQIAFMNPGGVRADIVEGEVTYGEAFTTQPFGNSLVTLTLTGAQIEAVLERQWQQSGSAVITRILQPSAGFSYTFDANQPIGSRIDPATIRLDGQVIDPAADYRVTVNSFLATGGDGFAPFNEGRNRLGGAVDTDALENYLKNNSSQGTPLPAPALDRITAILPPPPAP; this is translated from the coding sequence ATGCAACCCACCTCGTCCCCCCGACGCCTCGGCGCTCGGCCTGGAACCTTCCTGCTCGCCGGCGCCTTCGTCACCGGCATGCTCCTCTTCACCCACGCCGGCTGCGGCAGCACCGACTGTGAGACCGCCGACGACTGCCAGGACCAGAATGGCAATCCCTCCACGGGCCAGCAGTGGGTCTGCATCAACAAGACCTGCGAGACGCGCTCCACCGAGACCGATGCCGGCACCCGCGACGCGGGCTCCGACTCCGGCGTTCCTGACTCGGGCATCCCGGACTCCGGCACCGACGCCGGCACCGTGAGCGTGCAGATTCTCGCGTTCAATGACTTTCACGGGCAGCTCGAGGCCCCCGCCGGCAGCGGAGGTCAGATTCAGGTGGGCGTGCTCCCCGACGGCGGCCCGGACCGCGTGAATGCGGGCGGCGTAACGTACTTCGCCAAGCACATCCAGGACCTGCGTGAGACCAATCCCAACACCGTCGTCGTCTCCGCGGGCGACCTCATCGGCGCCACGCCGCTCCTCTCCGCGCTCTTCCACGACGAGCCCACCATCGAGGCCATGAACAAGATTGGCATCGACCTGGTCGCCGTGGGCAACCACGAGTTCGACGAGGGCAGCCCGGAGCTGCTCCGCATGCAGACGGGCGGCTGCCACCCCGTGGACGGCTGCCAGGACGGCGACGGCTTCGAGGGCGCCCGCTTCAAGTACCTCGCCGCCAACGTGGCCACCGCCGCGGACCGCACCCTCTTCCCCCGCTATGACATCCGCACCTTCGAGGGCGTGAAGATTGCCTTCATCGGCATGACGCTGGAGGGCACGCCCGAAATCGTCACGCCCACGTACGTGTCCGGCCTGTCCTTCAAGGACGAGGTGGAGACGGTCAACAAGCTCGTCCCCGAATTGAAGCAGCAGGGCGTGAGGGCCATCGTCGTCGTCGTCCACGAGGGCGGCGTCGCGGCCACCGGCGCGCTGGTCAACGAGTGCAAGGGCACCGGCACCGCGGATGGACTCATCTCCGGCGCCATCGTGGACATCGCCAAGGGCATCGACAACGAGGTGGACGTCATCGTCAGCGGCCACACGCACAACGCCTACAACTGCAGCATCGGCGGCAAGCTCGTCACCAGCGCCGCCTCCGTGGGCCGGCTCGTCACCGACATCGACCTGAAGCTCGACAGGACCACGGGCGACGTGGTGGAGGCGAAGGCCAACAACGTCATCGTCACCCGCACCGTGACGGAGGACACCGGCGTGAAGGACCTGGTGGCCAAGTACCAGGCCCGCGCCACGCCGCTCGCCAACCGCGTCATCGGCTACGTGGCGGCGACGCTCATGACGCCGGGCAACCAGAAGGACCCGGCGGGCCAGTCCACGATGGGCTTCGTCATCGCGGACGCGCAGCTCGCCGCCACGAAGCCGGCCAACATGGGCGGCGCGCAGATTGCCTTCATGAACCCGGGCGGCGTGCGCGCGGACATCGTCGAGGGCGAAGTCACCTACGGCGAGGCCTTCACCACGCAGCCCTTCGGCAACAGCCTGGTGACGCTGACGCTCACCGGCGCGCAGATTGAGGCCGTGCTGGAGCGCCAGTGGCAGCAGTCCGGCAGCGCCGTCATCACCCGCATCCTCCAGCCGTCCGCGGGCTTCTCGTACACCTTCGACGCCAACCAGCCCATCGGCAGCCGCATCGACCCGGCCACCATCCGCCTCGACGGGCAGGTCATCGACCCGGCCGCCGACTACCGCGTCACGGTGAACAGCTTCCTCGCTACCGGCGGCGACGGCTTCGCGCCGTTCAACGAGGGCCGCAACCGCCTCGGCGGCGCCGTGGACACGGACGCCCTGGAGAACTACCTCAAGAACAACAGCAGCCAGGGCACTCCGCTACCCGCCCCGGCGCTGGACCGCATCACCGCCATCCTGCCGCCGCCGCCCGCGCCGTAG